Sequence from the Meleagris gallopavo isolate NT-WF06-2002-E0010 breed Aviagen turkey brand Nicholas breeding stock chromosome 22, Turkey_5.1, whole genome shotgun sequence genome:
CCCCAGCACGACTCCCAGAACCCTGTGGCGTCAGGGGGAGCTCAGGACACCCCCACCCACTTCTGCCCCCACCCCAGCCGGGTGAGCATCCCGGGGCGGAGGAGCCCAGCACAGGCAGAGCACTCAGAGGCAGCTGATGGCGTAGCTCAGGGCTCAGGGAAGACACTGTCCCTTTCAGGGTTTGTTTGCTCGACTAACTCAGGATGTGCCTTGCGTGGGGCTGGGTGTAGCTCACTGCACACCCAGCATAGCAAACAGCCGGGACACGGGCACAGCCCCTTTGAAGCTGCTCCAGCAGCGGGCAGGAGCGGGGCAGGCACAGCCCTCCATGGAACACCTTGAGCACATGGGCTATTTTGGGCATCCAGCAGAGCAAACTCCCTCTTAATGCATCCTTGTCTTACTAAGGAGAGTAAAAATAACACCATCAGCACGGCCACCTCCCGCCTGCTGTATTTCCACTGCAGGCAGACAGAAACCCCCCTGTGTGCAGGGGTAAATGGAGAGGGCACCGACTGCGAGTGGAGGGTTTCCTCCTGCGGGGATGCAGGGTCAGAGCCAGCTCCCACTGCCCCACCGGGAGCTGAGACACAGCTATAGCCAGGTACCACCACTACTCTGTGCTTGGCCAAAGGCTGTGCAGGAACCATCTTTGTGCCATCAGCTCCGTGCCATCAGTCCCAGCATCGCACCCACCAGGCATGCAGACTCCTGCTGGGCAGCTGATCGTGAGTTAGGGCAGAGCTGAGtgagaaaaatctgtttcagaTCACTCCAAGAATTCGGTGCCATCACATGGCTGTTTGTCATGCACCAACCAGAGTAAATCAAACACTTCCGAATGCTGCACCCCGGGCTGGAGAGTTTATCCAGAGTTCACATGCGGTGAGAAGGAAGTGAGGGCTTGTGTGGACGGAGATGGGCTTGCACCCTCAGGGTGAGCCCGGGTGCATTGGCACTGCATTAGCACGAAACTGCTGGTGGCAGAGGCTCCAGCACACTGGAAGTGGGGCTGGGAGTGGGGTCAGCTCAGGACAGGCAAAACCCTGCTGCCAGGAAGGACCCCAGTGCCTGCATCCCTGCAGTGGGGAGAGGGCATCCAGTGCCTGGGAGCTGGCAGCCTCTACAGCCTCCACAGCCCTTGCTGCCCCATGGGAATATTCAGCCCTGCACTGCCTGTGGGGCCAGCACTGAGGGGACCAGTAGGAGAGGGGGAATTCCTTCCCATTGCTGCCACAGCCCCAGTGTGCATACACAGATGATGGAGAGATGCGGGAAGGCTTCAATTAAAGCCATCTGCCCGTTACCCCTTGGAGAGGGGGGCTGCAGAACCAGCTGTGTGATGCAGAGCACACCGGGCTCTCAGTATTTCCGATGGGCTCGGGGTCTCCACAGTGTTGATAGGTTGGTGTTGGCAGTGTCAGTGGGATTGGGGTCCAGAAGTTCTGATGGGGTTGAGGGACCAGTGGTGGGGCCGTGGCAGCCTTGGGGCACACGGGGAAGGCAGGGAGCGGGCCGGgcgctgtggggctgctggtgcACCCTCGGAGCCCTCCAGCAGATCTTCCCTCAGGCATCGTCCGGGGCCGTGTTTACGGGAAGGGGGCGGCTGCGGTGGCTCCGAGGCGGCCGGGAATGGCCGCGTATGNNNNNNNNNNNNNNNNNNNNNNNNNNNNNNNNNNNNNNNNNNNNNNNNNNNNNNNNNNNNNNNNNNNNNNNNNNNNNNNNNNNNNNNNNNNNNNNNNNNNCGCGGCCGCCGAGGAGACCCCGCGGGCGGGAGGAAGCGCCGGACCCCGAGGAAGGACGCGGGAAAGCCCCCCCGGGCGCGCTGCCGCTGCCCGTTAACCATGGTAATGCCTTCTGCTTTGCTATCCTTTCCCCCGCACCTGCCGTCGGGGAGCCTCGACGAGGCGGAACCGTCGAGGGNNNNNNNNNNNNNNNNNNNNNNNNNNNNNNNNNNNNNNNNNNNNNNNNNNNNNNNNNNNNNNNNNNNNNNNNNNNNNNNNNNNNNNNNNNNNNNNNNNNNGAGCCGGGTCCCTGCGGGCAGCCACGCGAcgggaaaaaatgaaaaaggaaaagatgatttttttttccgtGGTGTTTTAACACGACGAGGGGGATAAAAATATCCCCCAAAGGCGCTCCCGGCCACCTCCCTTCCCTCGGGGAACGTGCTGGAAAGCAGCGAATAACAAACACTTCTGTCAGACTGCTTGCTGGTTTCACCGTGATGTGTTTATGTGGGGGCTCCCTGGGCTCTGGGACCCCTCTGACCGAGCGCAGCACCACTCAATGAAGGCAAAGCACAGGGAGAAAGCGAAGGGGCAGCTGATCCAGGCTGTGGTCAGCCCAAGCAGCCGCCGTGTGGCCATGGCTCGCTGGGACCTGGGGGGTACAGGGTCCCCCCCGGCTGTGATGGACCCCTCAGCCCAGCCTGGGCCGTGGGGTTTGGCTTTGGCCCCCGCCCGCGTGTCTGCGGTCTGTGCTGAGCCGGCTGTGAGTCAGGCTTGGCAGGGGCCGCTTGTTTTCTGTCTCAGCGGCGGAGATGGCGgggggagcagctgaggctggagctggggctgggaaCCAAAGTGGGGGACGGGAACAGGGTCCCCTGGGAGGGACAGCGCGGGGCAGGCTGAGGGGCCGTCCTCATGGTGAGAGCCCCTTTCGTCATCTTTATCTGTGCTCCCGGGGTGTGTAGTGCACATCTGCTCCGAGCAGCAGGAAATTCTGGGAAAAAGACAGAGGGGGTTGTGAGACAtctttgcagctgttttcaGCCCCGCTCCTCTTCACCCGCCCgctttgtgctgctgccatCTTCCGTGGCTAATTTTAGCTTCAGAAGGGCTCTGAAGATGTTTCACAGCTACACCCTGCCAGCAGCATGCAGCATCCAGCCAGTGGCACTCCTCTAGGACCTCCCCAGGCCCCTCAAGGCACCAGATTCCTTCTGCTCCCGGGATGGGCTTTGTCCAGGGCCCGCACTACTCACCTGGTGAAACTGCACAAGGATATTGGAGAGCTGTATTCGGTCCGGCAGCGGCAGTGGGAAACCTTCGGCTAACCTCTCTGGAAAAGACAACAACATGGCTATGTTAGGACCAGAGTGGGAAGCATGGGGCTGTGCAAAACAGGCAGATGTTTCCTCCagcccttccctctccctcccagtGCTGTGGGTAGGCAGAGTGGTTCCTCCAGGCTACATGGAGGTCTGGGGCTGCACGTTACTCTGTGCCGCCCCTCTCCAGACCCATGGCAgccaccagccctgctctgggctgatTTGCTCAGCAGTAACAAAAAGCAGTCAGTGGGGGAGAGGGTCTGGAAAACATTAGGATGTGTGTCAAactcattttttccattgtgtTCACTTCTGAATGCACGTCACAGCATGGAAAGAGGCTCCTGCACTCAGCTACCCACAGCCCGCCTCTGCCAGCCCCAGACAAGCTGGGCACTTTGCTGCATCCTCCTCTCTCTGAAGGTTCTACCCACTGAGCAGGCCTGGCAACAGAGATTTAATTAACAAGCTGGGCCTGCTCAGACAGAGTGACCTGGCTGGTGACTGTTCCCACAGCCCCATTCCTCTCAGCAGGTTATTACCATTAACACGTGGGAGCAGGATACTGGAGGCATATATATTCATTATTGACTGCAGCATTCGTACCTGGAGTTGcggagagagaagaaaggaaaagagcttTAGCAAGTGACCAGACCCTGGAGGGCAATTAGGAGGAGGAAAACGAAGGAGCTTTGTGCCGTGCTAGTCGGGTGGGAAATGAATGAGGCAATGGTGACTCTGCTCCTGCTCCCAGGCTGAGACAGAAGTACAGTCCCAGGTCCCATGTTGGTGTGGGGGGAGGAGTGAGCCACCTTCACAGCCCCCAGCAGGCTCTCTCCTCCATGCTGGGGGCTCTGATCATGGTCAGGAACAGCCTACCTGGAAAGTGCCAACATCTGAATGCTTCAGAGAGAGCTTCATCCTGCACAGAAAGAAGTGGTGCAGTGCAGGCTGTCCCAGGGAAGGAGGTGTCCCCTCAGTGCCCGTGCCAGTCCCGCTTCCTCCAAAGCCCAGCTCTTTGCCTCCATCACATGTTCCATCCCCAGCACATTCCCAACTCACTGCCCTCCAGCCACCACttagcagcagctcctcctggaGCTGTCCTGCTCCCAGCTCACCTGCCCACGGTCAGTTTCCCAACGATGTGGCCAGATTTCACATCAATGGTGGCGGACACGTTGCCTGTCTGGGGAGGGAGGCAGAGTTCAGTGCCTGCCAACTTCACTCCAAAGCAGGCACAGGGGGCATTGTTCAGACAAGCCAAAATGCAGAGTCCCATGTGCACCCAGTGTGAAAATTGGAATTTGTGATCTTAAAGGGCTACCCATCCAGGACTGGCATCCCCATGCAGCCCAGGTCCCAACTCACCAAACTGAGGAGGAATAGATGGGCCAGGCTGGTGTTGGGAAGGATGGCATAAGCCTGGATGTCCACAACGGGCTGGAGTGAGATCCCACCTGGTGTGATGCTCAGGAACGGGGCAGAGGGAGCAGATAGCCTGAGCTTCATCAGCATGTTGGGGTACATCTCATCCAGCTGCAAGGGAgcagggggagggaaggaacCATGGCACACCCATGGGAGCCGCCTGTAGCTCCTTCCTGCGCCACCAGCCCATGTGGATGCTGCACCCAGAAGGGATGAGCAGCCCCTCCTCTGAGGTTGCTCCTGCCCATGGGGAacccagggctgtgctcttGGGGAGCATCCTGTGCAAAGCCTGTGCCGGGTAGAAGCTGGGGGACAGCACTGGGGCTCACCTGGGGAATGAAGGCCGCAAAGGTGGAGGTATTCAAATGGAATTCGACACCCTTTGGGATCTGTGGGAGGAGGATGGTCACTGCTGGGcaatgcagcacagggctggggcatGATCAGCCCCTCGTGTGTGTACTTCATGTGTGCATCTTGCGTGAGCACCGAGCACATCGCAGCCTTGCACTGTGCCTGCATGCAGCTCcacagggaagcacagaggagatgcagAGGAGCCCTTGGAGCCAGCCAGTCCCATCCCGCCTGCCCTCCTCACCATGGAGTCTGTGATCTCGTAGACCAGTGCCCCAGCTGCATGGTAGGCAAAGCCAGCAGTGTTGAAAAAGTAGCTGGAGGCCCCGAAGTAAACCATGCGGTCGTGGTCAGGAGGGAGGGCCAGCACTGGCGGGGGGAAGGGAACAGCGCCACGATGTGCCAGGGAGAAGAATTCACCCTGGAAAGAGGAAGTGGGTAAGGAAGGAGCTGGGGGGCATTTGTGGCAGGCAGCTGACCCCAGCATCCCACCTGCCTCCTGCATCAGCCACCTCGAGTCTGCCCAGCGCAGGCTCTCACCTTCAGGTCTACATCCAGGGTCTGCGCAGTGGCCATTGGTGGTGCCACCAAGGAGTAATCGATCCCAGCCCTGGCATCTATCTTAGCCGTGACTGCAAGACATGGGGCAGAGGGATGAGTGAAAGGCAGACGGCACAGCAGAGCCGGGAGCAGCTTGCCTCTGCTGACATCTGCGCAGTGCCGTGCCCTGGCTTTCCcgagcagcagagaggcaggggTTTCACACACGTTTGCTTCTGTTTAGAAATAAAAGGGACATTTCCCTCCTCATTTCCAGCCATGCAAACTAGTTCCTGGCCTGGAGACACTGCCTGGGTCCCCTCACAGAGGCCAAGAAATGCTGGGAGGGAGCGCTCCCTGAGCCgcatgcagagctgtgcagtaCCTGGCAGGGTCTGGAGGTAATGCTGCAGATCGCCACCAACAGATCTGACCACGCTGTCGCAGACCTGGGGAGGCAAAAGCAGTGGAGCTCAGCAATGTGGCTCTACTGAAGTGGGAGCCTCAGGCACATGCTCTGCTTAGCTGCCCAGTGCTGTGTGTTCTTTGCAAAACTGGCTGAAATAAAAGAGTGCATAGCGATGTTTTCTTCTATTCCGGTGACGCATTAATTATTGGAGATACAGGCAAGGTTTATACCTGTAACCATCTACCTAGAGCTGGATTCCCACCCAGGTGAGTTGCATCAAGGCTCTTTGAAGGAATCTCAATTGTGCTTTCTGACTTCCTGCAGTCCTATAGTCCCTGCAGGAGTGCATTGTGCTGAGCAATGATGAttgggcagaagaaaatgcaagagtTCATCTGCCCCCGTGTGGGGCAGCCCTGCGCTGTCGGGGAGGAGAGCAAAGCCCTCTGCAGCTGCCATCTGCAGGCAAAGCCTCAGCATTAGTGGGGTACTTAAATGCATGCTGATCGCTGGGACAGGAAATTACTGCTGGGAATGGTCTTGTAGATGGCCAGGATCATCTGCACAGGCTCTTCCAGTGTCATAATGGCACAGGAACCCCTGTGCAGGATCAGGCCAGCATCTGGCTTGCTGGCAGGAGGGTGAATAGAATAGAATACGGAGGATGGGATGGCATAGGATGGCATGGGATGGCATGGGATGGCATGGGAGCACTGCCCAGTTCTGCAGAAAGAGCTACCGGAGTTGGACCAGGCAGGGACAGGACTGTGCAGGTCCATgcagtgctcccagccctctccTTCACCCCACCTTACACGCAGAGAAAGCCCCAAAGGATTCACCCCGATGTTTGGTGAAGGGGCTGAGCCGTGCTGCCATGACAGCATTCTGAGCTGCTCCTTCCAGGAGGCATTGCAGGCCTtcctgcacagccccacagctcccactgCCAGCCCATCTGCTGCCACGGTTCTGGGTGCCCCCAGAGAGCCCAGCATGGCATCAGCCAGAGCCAAGTGCCAGGGCCAGAGCCCGACCTGCAGTAGGGTGGGATTtgtcagctctgcagctgcctccTTCCTGAGCAAGGTTCACGGCCAGGGAGGCTGCGGCTTGTGCCAGCGAGCCTTGTAGCAATTATTGCTAACAGCTTGTTTCCATGTTTTGATGCAAGTCTCCAGCATACAGGCTTTCGTATGGAGCTGGAGGTACCGGGGCTTCCCTGGTGCCCCCCGTTTAAACAAGATTACAAgcagctgaaatgcagagatgAGAATTTCTACCCCATTGCTCCCAAACACATGAATGAGTGCAGGCCAATGAAggggcagctctgagcaggTTTCCTCTGCTACACTGAGTTTGGCCGAGGCATAAGATCTAATTAGCTGACCACATGGAAAGAAAAGTCTTTGTTAATTAGCAGCCGATTATACTGGGCTTTGGCAAATGCTGCAGGTTTAGAATCCAGCCCGAGCCAC
This genomic interval carries:
- the LOC100546675 gene encoding bactericidal permeability-increasing protein-like isoform X1; this encodes MGAGGGRTGRERRAAAGMAARSLAAFGAVLAVCLALTAATNPGFVVRITQAGLDYAHQHGITVLQKELAKLKLPDISGDFPVRRLGKVRYEISSLDLRSFHLPYSRISLVPNVGLQVAISNAFAEVDGNWRVKFHFIRDHGSFNLEVKNVYIKIDLKLGNDASGKPTVSTSACSTRISSVDVHFSGKFGWLYNLFYSAVESRFKKILESKVCDSVVRSVGGDLQHYLQTLPEANVCETPASLLLGKARARHCADVSRGKLLPALLCRLPFTHPSAPCLAVTAKIDARAGIDYSLVAPPMATAQTLDVDLKGEFFSLAHRGAVPFPPPVLALPPDHDRMVYFGASSYFFNTAGFAYHAAGALVYEITDSMIPKGVEFHLNTSTFAAFIPQLDEMYPNMLMKLRLSAPSAPFLSITPGGISLQPVVDIQAYAILPNTSLAHLFLLSLTGNVSATIDVKSGHIVGKLTVGRMKLSLKHSDVGTFQVRMLQSIMNIYASSILLPRVNERLAEGFPLPLPDRIQLSNILVQFHQNFLLLGADVHYTPREHR
- the LOC100546675 gene encoding bactericidal permeability-increasing protein-like isoform X2, which encodes MGAGGGRTGRERRAAAGMAARSLAAFGAVLAVCLALTAATNPGFVVRITQAGLDYAHQHGITVLQKELAKLKLPDISGDFPVRRLGKVRYEISSLDLRSFHLPYSRISLVPNVGLQVAISNAFAEVDGNWRVKFHFIRDHGSFNLEVKNVYIKIDLKLGNDASGKPTVSTSACSTRISSVDVHFSGKFGWLYNLFYSAVESRFKKILESKVCDSVVRSVGGDLQHYLQTLPVTAKIDARAGIDYSLVAPPMATAQTLDVDLKGEFFSLAHRGAVPFPPPVLALPPDHDRMVYFGASSYFFNTAGFAYHAAGALVYEITDSMIPKGVEFHLNTSTFAAFIPQLDEMYPNMLMKLRLSAPSAPFLSITPGGISLQPVVDIQAYAILPNTSLAHLFLLSLTGNVSATIDVKSGHIVGKLTVGRMKLSLKHSDVGTFQVRMLQSIMNIYASSILLPRVNERLAEGFPLPLPDRIQLSNILVQFHQNFLLLGADVHYTPREHR